In Streptococcus oralis, a single window of DNA contains:
- a CDS encoding alpha/beta hydrolase: MAVMNIEYYSEVLDMEWGVTVLYPDASRVTEPDCTDIPVLYLLHGMSGNQNSWLKRTNVERLLRGTNLIVIMPNTNNGWYTDTQYGYNYYTALAEELPQVMKRFFPNMTSKREKTFIAGLSMGGYGSFKLALSTNRFSHAASFSGALSFQEFSPESQDLGSLAYWRGVFGEIKDWTSSPHSLESMAAKSDKKTKLWAWCGEQDYLYSANNLAVKNLKNLGFEVTYSHSPGKHEWYYWEKQLERFLATLPIDFVLEERLS; this comes from the coding sequence ATGGCAGTTATGAATATTGAGTATTACTCAGAAGTTTTGGATATGGAGTGGGGCGTTACCGTACTCTATCCAGATGCTAGTCGGGTGACTGAACCAGATTGCACAGATATTCCTGTTCTTTACCTTTTGCACGGAATGTCAGGAAATCAAAATAGCTGGCTCAAACGTACCAATGTCGAACGCTTGTTGCGTGGAACCAATCTCATTGTTATCATGCCCAATACAAATAATGGCTGGTACACAGATACTCAGTATGGCTATAACTACTATACTGCTCTAGCAGAAGAGTTACCTCAGGTCATGAAACGTTTCTTCCCCAATATGACCAGCAAGCGAGAAAAGACCTTTATAGCTGGTCTTTCCATGGGTGGTTACGGCTCCTTCAAACTCGCTCTGTCAACAAATCGTTTTTCTCATGCGGCTAGTTTTTCTGGTGCGCTCAGTTTTCAGGAATTTTCTCCTGAAAGTCAGGATCTGGGGTCACTTGCCTACTGGCGAGGAGTTTTTGGAGAGATTAAAGACTGGACATCTAGTCCTCATTCGCTTGAAAGCATGGCTGCAAAATCCGATAAAAAGACCAAACTATGGGCTTGGTGTGGGGAGCAAGACTATCTCTACTCTGCCAATAACCTCGCAGTGAAAAACCTCAAAAATCTTGGTTTTGAGGTGACCTATAGTCATAGTCCAGGTAAGCACGAGTGGTACTACTGGGAAAAACAATTGGAGCGTTTTTTGGCTACTCTACCAATTGACTTTGTTTTGGAAGAGCGCTTATCTTAG
- a CDS encoding M57 family metalloprotease codes for MFWIIRLLFRFLLGIWRFFWRLVWTVVILLLIAFGVVWYLSGDFHSAVNQVEKMSKIGQGGWNQWRETGTLEVLSQTDSHQHAEGKWAQASARIYIEPQMDEIFQGAYAEAIKNWNQTGAFTFEVVADPSQADIVASEMNDGSTAVAGQAESQTNLLTKQFISVTVRLNHYYLSNPNYGYSYERIVHTAEHELGHAIGLDHTNETSVMQPAGSYYGIQPQDVKAVQELYTSSD; via the coding sequence ATGTTCTGGATTATTCGATTATTGTTCCGATTTCTTTTGGGAATTTGGCGTTTCTTCTGGCGTCTGGTTTGGACCGTGGTCATTCTACTGCTCATTGCTTTTGGAGTGGTTTGGTATCTGTCTGGTGATTTTCATTCTGCGGTCAATCAGGTTGAAAAAATGAGCAAGATTGGTCAAGGTGGCTGGAATCAATGGAGGGAGACGGGAACGCTGGAAGTCTTGTCTCAGACAGACAGTCACCAACATGCAGAAGGCAAGTGGGCTCAGGCCTCAGCTCGCATCTATATTGAACCTCAAATGGATGAGATCTTCCAAGGTGCCTATGCAGAAGCCATAAAAAACTGGAATCAAACGGGAGCCTTCACCTTTGAGGTGGTTGCGGATCCTAGCCAGGCAGATATTGTGGCAAGTGAGATGAATGATGGATCGACCGCTGTAGCTGGTCAAGCCGAGAGTCAAACCAATTTGTTAACCAAACAATTTATATCTGTAACGGTTCGCCTGAATCACTATTATCTATCCAATCCAAACTATGGTTATTCTTATGAACGGATCGTGCACACGGCGGAGCACGAGCTGGGGCATGCCATCGGTTTGGATCATACCAACGAAACTTCTGTCATGCAGCCAGCAGGTTCTTACTATGGGATTCAGCCTCAGGATGTGAAGGCTGTTCAAGAGCTCTATACCAGTAGCGACTAG
- the uvrC gene encoding excinuclease ABC subunit UvrC, translating to MNNLIKSKLELLPTNPGCYIHKDKNGTIIYVGKAKNLRNRVRSYFRGSHDTKTEALVSEIVDFEFIVTESNIEALLLEINLIKENKPKYNIMLKDDKSYPFIKITNERYPRLIITRQVKKDGGLYFGPYPDVGAANEIKRLLDRIFPFRKCTNPPSKVCFYYHIGQCMAHTICKKDESYFKSMAQEVSDFLKGQDDKIIDDLKGKMAKVAQSMEFERAAEYRDLIQAIGTLRTKQRVMAKDLQNRDVFGYYVDKGWMCVQVFFVRQGKLIERDVNLFPYYNDPDEDFLTYVGQFYQEKSHLVPNEVLIPQDIDEEAVKALVDTKIFKPQRGEKKQLVNLAIKNARVSLEQKFNLLEKSVEKTQGAIENLGRLLQIPTPVRIESFDNSNIMGTSPVSAMVVFVNGKPSKKDYRKYKIKTVIGPDDYASMREVIRRRYGRVQREGLTPPDLIVIDGGQGQVNIAKQVIQEELGLDIPIAGLQKNDKHQTHELLFGDPLEVVELSRNSQEFFLLQRIQDEVHRFAITFHRQLRSKNSFSSQLDGIDGLGPKRKQNLMKHFKSLTKIKEASVDEIVEVGVPRAVAEDVRRKLNPQEEVELAQVAEERVDYQTKGDYDEP from the coding sequence ATGAATAACTTGATCAAATCAAAACTAGAGCTCTTGCCAACCAACCCTGGTTGTTACATTCACAAAGATAAAAACGGCACCATTATCTATGTCGGAAAGGCTAAAAATCTGCGCAACCGTGTGCGCTCCTATTTCCGTGGAAGTCATGATACCAAGACGGAGGCTCTGGTGTCTGAAATTGTGGATTTTGAATTTATCGTCACTGAGTCCAATATTGAGGCACTTCTCCTAGAAATCAACCTGATTAAGGAAAATAAGCCCAAGTACAATATCATGCTCAAGGATGACAAGTCCTATCCCTTCATCAAAATCACCAATGAGCGTTATCCTCGATTGATTATCACCCGTCAGGTCAAAAAGGACGGAGGTCTTTATTTTGGCCCTTATCCCGATGTAGGGGCAGCCAATGAAATCAAGCGACTATTGGACCGGATTTTTCCTTTTCGCAAGTGTACTAATCCACCGTCTAAGGTCTGTTTTTACTACCATATTGGCCAGTGTATGGCCCATACCATCTGTAAAAAAGATGAGTCCTATTTCAAGTCCATGGCCCAGGAGGTTTCTGATTTCCTAAAAGGGCAGGATGATAAAATCATCGATGACCTCAAGGGCAAGATGGCGAAGGTGGCTCAAAGTATGGAGTTTGAACGGGCAGCGGAATACCGTGACCTGATTCAGGCCATTGGAACGCTTCGGACCAAGCAACGGGTCATGGCGAAAGATTTGCAAAATCGTGACGTCTTTGGCTACTATGTGGATAAGGGCTGGATGTGTGTTCAGGTTTTCTTTGTTCGTCAGGGAAAACTCATCGAGCGGGACGTCAACCTCTTCCCTTACTACAATGATCCGGATGAGGACTTCTTGACCTATGTGGGACAATTCTATCAAGAAAAATCCCACCTGGTTCCCAATGAGGTGCTGATTCCGCAAGATATCGATGAAGAAGCCGTTAAGGCCTTGGTGGATACCAAGATTTTCAAGCCCCAACGTGGAGAGAAAAAGCAGCTGGTCAATCTAGCCATAAAAAATGCCCGTGTTAGTCTGGAGCAGAAGTTCAATCTGCTGGAAAAATCTGTCGAAAAGACCCAAGGAGCTATTGAAAATCTGGGACGCTTGCTCCAAATCCCGACCCCAGTACGTATCGAGTCCTTTGATAACTCTAATATCATGGGAACTAGTCCTGTTTCAGCCATGGTGGTCTTTGTCAATGGCAAACCGAGTAAAAAAGACTACCGTAAGTACAAAATCAAGACTGTCATTGGACCTGATGATTATGCGAGTATGCGAGAGGTTATTCGCAGACGTTATGGTCGAGTTCAACGTGAGGGTTTAACCCCGCCAGATTTGATTGTGATTGATGGGGGACAAGGTCAAGTCAATATCGCAAAGCAAGTCATCCAAGAAGAGCTAGGTTTGGATATCCCAATTGCAGGTCTGCAAAAGAATGACAAGCACCAAACCCATGAACTGCTCTTTGGAGATCCACTGGAAGTGGTGGAGTTGTCTCGCAATTCTCAAGAATTCTTTCTCCTCCAACGCATCCAGGATGAGGTGCACCGCTTTGCTATCACCTTCCACCGCCAACTGCGCTCAAAAAATTCCTTTTCTTCACAACTGGATGGGATTGACGGTCTGGGACCTAAACGCAAACAGAATCTCATGAAGCATTTTAAATCTCTCACTAAAATCAAGGAAGCTAGTGTGGATGAAATTGTCGAAGTGGGTGTGCCAAGAGCAGTCGCAGAAGATGTGAGAAGAAAGTTGAACCCTCAGGAAGAAGTGGAATTGGCTCAAGTGGCGGAAGAAAGAGTGGACTACCAAACAAAAGGAGATTATGATGAACCATAA
- a CDS encoding metallophosphoesterase family protein, with product MNHKIAILSDIHGNVTALEAVIADAKAQGVSEYWLMGDIFLPGPGANDLVALLKELSITTSVRGNWDDCVLEALDGQYGLEDPQEVQLLRMTQYLMERMDPATIDWLRSLPMLEKREVDGLRFSLSHNLPNKNYGGDLLVENDTEKFDQLLDDEVDVAVYGHVHKQLLRYGSQGQQIINPGSIGMPYFNWEALKNHRAQYAVIEVEYGELVNILFRKVAYDYEAELELAKSKGLPFIEMYEELRRDDNYRGHNLELLASLIEKHGYVEDVKKFLEAIKSEYKVD from the coding sequence ATGAACCATAAAATCGCAATTTTATCAGATATTCATGGAAATGTGACTGCCTTAGAAGCAGTGATTGCAGATGCTAAAGCACAAGGAGTCAGTGAATACTGGCTCATGGGAGACATTTTCCTCCCTGGTCCAGGTGCAAATGACTTGGTCGCTCTGTTAAAGGAACTTTCTATCACTACAAGTGTTCGAGGCAATTGGGATGATTGTGTCCTTGAGGCTTTAGATGGGCAATATGGCTTGGAAGACCCACAGGAAGTCCAGCTCTTGCGTATGACGCAGTATTTGATGGAGCGAATGGATCCTGCAACGATTGACTGGCTACGAAGCTTACCTATGCTAGAAAAGAGAGAAGTTGACGGACTGCGTTTTTCTCTTTCTCATAATTTGCCAAATAAGAACTATGGTGGTGACTTGCTAGTTGAGAATGATACAGAGAAATTTGACCAACTCCTAGATGATGAAGTTGATGTGGCAGTCTATGGTCATGTTCACAAGCAGTTGCTTCGTTATGGCAGTCAAGGGCAACAAATCATCAATCCAGGGTCGATTGGCATGCCCTATTTTAATTGGGAGGCGTTAAAAAATCACCGTGCTCAGTATGCTGTGATAGAAGTAGAATATGGGGAATTAGTAAATATTCTATTCCGAAAAGTTGCTTATGACTATGAAGCAGAGTTAGAATTGGCCAAGTCCAAGGGGCTTCCTTTTATCGAAATGTATGAAGAACTACGCCGAGATGACAACTATCGGGGGCACAATCTAGAACTCTTAGCTAGTTTAATTGAAAAGCATGGGTATGTTGAGGATGTGAAGAAATTTTTGGAGGCTATAAAGTCAGAATATAAGGTAGACTAG
- a CDS encoding nitroreductase family protein — MKFLELNKKRHATKHFTDKPVDPKDVRTAIEIATLAPSAHNSQPWKFVVVREKNAELAKLAYGSNFEQVSAAPVTIALFTDTDLAKRARKIARVGGANNFSEEQLQYFMKNLPAEFARYSEQQVSDYLALNAGLVAMNLVLALTDQGIGSNIILGFDKSKANEVLDIEDRFRPELLITVGYTDEKLEPSYRLPVDEIIEKR, encoded by the coding sequence ATGAAATTTCTTGAATTAAATAAAAAACGTCATGCGACTAAGCATTTTACTGATAAACCGGTAGATCCCAAAGATGTGCGTACGGCTATCGAAATCGCAACCTTGGCCCCAAGTGCCCACAACAGCCAGCCATGGAAGTTTGTGGTTGTTCGTGAGAAAAATGCTGAATTGGCAAAATTGGCTTATGGTTCGAACTTTGAGCAGGTATCAGCAGCACCTGTAACCATTGCCTTGTTTACCGACACAGATTTGGCTAAACGTGCTCGTAAGATTGCCCGAGTTGGCGGCGCTAATAACTTTTCTGAAGAGCAACTTCAATATTTTATGAAGAATCTGCCAGCTGAATTTGCGCGTTACAGTGAACAACAAGTCAGCGACTACCTAGCCCTCAATGCAGGTTTGGTTGCCATGAACTTGGTTCTTGCTCTGACAGACCAAGGAATCGGTTCTAACATTATTCTTGGATTTGACAAATCAAAAGCCAACGAAGTTTTGGACATTGAAGACCGATTCCGTCCAGAACTCTTGATCACAGTTGGATACACAGATGAGAAATTGGAACCAAGCTACCGCTTGCCAGTAGATGAAATTATCGAGAAGAGATAG
- the pepV gene encoding dipeptidase PepV, whose product MTVIDFTAEVEKRKEDLLADLFSLLEINSERDDSKADAEHPFGPGPVKALEKFLEIADRDGYPTKNVDNYAGHFEFGEGEEVLGIFAHMDVVPAGSGWDTDPYTPTIKDGRLYARGASDDKGPTTACYYGLKIIKELGLPTSKKVRFIVGTDEESGWADMDYYFEHVGLAKPDFGFSPDAEFPIINGEKGNITEYLHFAGENTGAARLHSFTGGLRENMVPESATAVVSGDLADLQAKLDAFVAEHKLRGELQEENGQYKVTVIGKSAHGAMPASGVNGATYLALFLSQFDFAGPAKDYLDIAGKILLNDHKGTNLKVAHVDEKMGALSMNAGVFRFDETSADNTIALNFRYPKGTSPEQIKSILENLPVASVSLSEHGHTPHYVPMEDPLVQTLLNVYEKQTGLQGHEQVIGGGTFGRLLERGVAYGAMFPDSIDTMHQANEFIALDDLFRAAAIYAEAIYELIK is encoded by the coding sequence ATGACAGTTATTGATTTTACAGCAGAAGTAGAAAAACGCAAAGAAGACCTCTTGGCTGACTTGTTTAGCCTTTTGGAAATCAACTCAGAACGTGATGACAGCAAAGCCGATGCTGAGCATCCATTTGGACCTGGTCCAGTAAAAGCCTTGGAAAAATTCCTTGAAATCGCAGACCGTGATGGCTATCCAACTAAAAATGTTGATAACTACGCAGGACATTTTGAGTTTGGTGAAGGAGAAGAAGTTCTCGGAATCTTTGCTCACATGGACGTGGTGCCAGCTGGTAGCGGTTGGGACACGGACCCTTATACACCAACTATCAAAGACGGTCGCCTTTATGCGCGTGGAGCTTCAGACGACAAGGGGCCTACAACAGCTTGTTACTATGGTTTGAAAATCATCAAAGAATTGGGGCTTCCAACTTCTAAAAAAGTTCGTTTCATCGTCGGAACAGATGAAGAATCAGGCTGGGCAGACATGGACTACTACTTTGAACATGTAGGACTTGCGAAACCAGACTTCGGTTTCTCTCCAGATGCTGAATTCCCTATCATCAATGGTGAAAAAGGGAATATCACAGAATATCTCCATTTTGCAGGTGAAAATACTGGTGCAGCTCGCCTTCACAGCTTCACAGGTGGTTTGCGTGAAAACATGGTACCTGAATCAGCAACAGCAGTCGTTTCAGGTGACTTGGCTGACTTGCAAGCTAAACTAGATGCCTTTGTTGCAGAACACAAACTCAGAGGAGAACTCCAAGAAGAAAACGGCCAGTACAAGGTGACTGTGATTGGTAAATCAGCTCATGGTGCTATGCCTGCATCAGGTGTCAATGGTGCGACCTACCTTGCCCTTTTCCTCAGTCAGTTTGACTTTGCAGGACCTGCAAAAGACTACCTCGACATCGCTGGTAAGATTCTCTTGAACGACCATAAGGGTACAAATCTCAAGGTTGCTCATGTAGATGAAAAGATGGGTGCCCTTTCTATGAATGCCGGTGTCTTCCGCTTCGATGAAACAAGTGCTGACAATACGATTGCTCTTAACTTCCGTTATCCAAAAGGAACAAGCCCAGAGCAAATCAAGTCAATCCTTGAAAACTTGCCAGTTGCTTCTGTTAGCCTTTCTGAACACGGACACACCCCACACTATGTGCCAATGGAAGATCCGCTTGTGCAAACCTTGTTGAATGTCTATGAAAAACAAACTGGTCTCCAAGGTCATGAACAAGTCATTGGTGGTGGAACCTTTGGTCGCTTGCTGGAACGTGGAGTTGCCTACGGTGCTAT